In Balaenoptera acutorostrata chromosome 3, mBalAcu1.1, whole genome shotgun sequence, the genomic stretch ACTGTGAAAATTTAGTGGCTGTCCCTAGAGGGTTCAGTCAGTCACTCTGGGCATCACAGATCATGGACTGGGAATTATGAAAGGTAGACAACTCAGTCACATTTCTTGTCTCAGAAGGATACTCACTCCCAATTCAGGAGTAGGGAGAAGAATCAAAGACAGATTTAAGGGAGGAAGAATCCAAGGAAAGAAGAAACTCCTCTGCCCCAGTTCTGGAGAACAGGCTGAAGCCTCCCTCCTTTATATGGGTTTCACCCtaacactttattttttgtttgttttattaatttttattggagtatagttgctttacaatgttgtgttagtttctgctgtacagaaaagtgaatcagctatcacCCTAACACTTTAGAAGATAGAgtggactggggtgggggagtggaagagaggaagaggtCCAGACTTGACATTATCAGAGAAGGGAGGGTCCCACCTTCAGCAAGACAGTAATCATCCCAGCTCTTCCAGGGACTAGTGCTGAAGAATGTGGATTTACCACATCATCCTTAATCTTTGGTGAAAACTCCCTCTCCCTTTGCATGGCTCAGAAATCTAGCAGGATTGACCAGACACACAATGACCTAATAGCTAAGGAAGTTGGAGGAAGTTAAGGGCCCTGTCTTGCACAGAACTCTTCCAAAGCATGGGAGGAGTCCCAGCAATGTGTTAGTATGATCATAGGTTTTtgtagaatttgaaaaaaaaaagttaaactgcAGTTGGTCAAGACTGatgtctctttcctttctgacTCCTCCTCCATCACACTTCTCCTTTTGTCCAGTGGCAATGAAGAAGCCACGGGCATTTGGGGATTGACTAACGAAGTTGAGCTGGGAATACATTTAGTTTGGGTGTAGGAGTTGCACATCTGTGATTTGCAGTTACTTCTGTGAATAAATAGTAATTatagtgttatgggctgaactgtgtcctgctaaaattcatatgttaaagtcctaactcccagtacctcagaatgtaaccatatttggagataaggtctatgcagaggtaattaaattaaaatgaggtctttagggtGAGTCCTAATTCAGTATAACTGCTGTCCTTAtaataagaggaaatttggagGCAGACATGCAGGTAGGACCATGTGAAGATATAGGGAGAAGATGACTACCCACAAGCCAAGAGAGAGGAACCTCAGAATGaaatcaaccctgccaacacctggatCTCAGGTTTCTAGCCTCAAAATCGTGAGAGAATTTccactgtttaagccacccagtctaagtattttgttatggcagctctaacAACTTAATACATACAGCTTCCAGGAATACTCCCAATCAAAAATTCAGTTTATGATATTCATTATTGCAAATTTGAAAATGCTCCAAAATCTTACACCACATATACTAaagacatttggtagtgtttttCCAAGTTTGACCAAAAATCCCCCCAAATTATGTGACATTATTACTTACAAGGTGTGaaggtgaaattttttttaattatcaagaattttttttaaagtgatcatGGAGATGGAATTATCTCTTtatggaaaaattatatataatcatCATATAAAAAGACTATCAAAGAgcatgcagccaaaaacaaaattgtGGGGAAAAATATTTAGGTTTGCCACataggtaattttaaaaatttgttatttttcttgagtTTGTGATATTTATCagcttttttaaagttataatttttaaaatatcttttctcattctgaaatatttattttacttgaaaaaGGCCCCAAAAGTTGTATGCTTCAGACAACCGAAAACTTGGATCTATCCCTGGGACTAACGAAACAGATATGCTGAGTTTCTGCCCCAGTTAGGGAAACCCTGCTCCAGTGTTCTGCGCTCTGTCCTAAAAAACAGACGTGAGGGCTGACCAGTCACAACTGCAAGTATTGAGGATTTGGGCTAGCAAAAGCTGCAATGAAGGAGTTTGCAGAAGAGAGATTTCAGACAAACCTACCACCAAACTAAGATGTGAGAAGTCTGGAAAGACGTTAGAGTGTCATTAGGTCACAAAGAGTGACCCTAGGCAATAAGCCATGGAGGGAACCCCTGGAAAGCCCCCACTTACCTCTCCTTGGGGATCTGCTCCTCACGCTGACTCTACCCTTCAGCATATCTGGTTTCAATTACAACGCGTGTACTAAAGAGTGGGTGCTCTGCAGTGACATCACAACTTGGCCATTATGATGTAATGATGAGGCATCTGATTATTCTCGGCTAGGGCTTCCCTATAAGGAACAGTCTCATTACTTGGTGGATAATTGGACTCTTTCAGCATTCAGGTGATGTGGGAGTCAATACTATGTTAGAACTTGATCTTTTTCAAATAGACAGAGGTCTGTGCTTTTCCTCTCCATCATATTTCTTGTCCTTTGTTTTAGGATTGCCCTTGATAGACAAAAGGGGCTTTGTTTTTCCCTCCAGTGCCTAAGGAGCAGAATGTAATTTAGATGGCCCCCTTAAGAAAAGCACCCCACCAAAGGGGAAACACGGGGCCTTCACCTGAGCTGTTCCCTTTAACTGCAACAGCAGCTGGTGCTGGGTGCAAGGGAGCTATGAGCTGGGCCTGGTAACTTTCCCTAACATTACCCAAAAGGGTGGCGTGATACTATAGGGGTGTCTCATACCAGGGCCACCCAACTCCTCCATATCTCCTTCCCATCCAACTTTCGCATAGCCAGAGGACTCCAGCAGACAGGGAATAGGACTTTCAAGAAATGAGACAGCCAAGAAATGCAGGATGCCTCTGGGTCTCTTGCCACCCTCAGCCCCAAACAAACAATACTTCTCAGTAGCTTatactttcttttcatatttcaaCTTTATTTCAAATACGAGGTCTTTTATCCAGAAGGGTGAGCAGTTGCATGAGGAGGCTGAAGTGAGGCACAATACGAGTGGGTCTGGGGCCCAGTGTACAGAGCTGCACTGTGAAGAGGGGAGGCTCGGGAAGGGTCTGATGAGAACGGTGGTTTGAGGGGATTTCACATAGCAAACTTTCATTTCCTCTCCAGGTTAGCTATTCAATGGGTAGATTATTcagttgttttgttattgttgtttgttttagcaACTTCACTGTTCTTCAGCGATATCACTGAAAGAAGTGCCAAGGCTGGGGACATACCACtcccttttgtttctctttctgcctgGACGGGGAAGGGAATGGAAACTAGaagcagaaaatgaaaatttctgaCGTGTCCCTTGTCATGAAAAATCGTGGGTCTGACCCTGTGGAGAGAGGCCTGTTTCATAGCCTGGGAATGGGAGGTggtcaggaggcctgggtttaAGTCCCATCTGGAATTGCACTAACAAATTCTCTGACCCTGCTGGGGTCCCTTCTCATCTCTGGACCTGTGTCCTCATCTCTAGAGGAGTCTGGACCCAGTGATCTCTAAAGACAAGCCTTTTCAGGTCTCTGGATTCTATGACCTGCGGATTGCAAGGATCCAGAGGGGCTCCAGAGAAACACAGGAGTTACAAGCAAGGGAATGTGGGATTAGATTGGCAAGTTGAGTTAGGGCTTATTGTGAAGAGAAATGAtatattcataaaagaaaacaaaggaacagTCAGAATACTTAGGAAGACATCTGAGGTCTGGATGAGAGGAAAGGGCAAGAGTGTTCCTGCTGTGTTGCTTCAAGGACCCGAGCCCCTGACCATGGTAATAATGGTTTCTCTTATGGCCCTTCCCAGTCATGGCTAGCAGGTTATACCCTAAATTGCCCCCATTCGTACAGTCATCAGGCTTTAGAGGAAAGTCCCCACCACAACGCCTAACACATGACAAATCTCTGAAGTTTCTGCCAAATTCCTAGTGTTTCCCATGTCAGATTAGACTAGCAGCTTacccccaggccctggggcagcTCTGTATGGGAAGAACCAGAAGACTCATGTCTTGGCTCTGTAAAGCTGAGAATAGGGGCATAGGTGAGCCATGGTACTTCTTAGAGAAAAAGCTCAGGAACAATGAACTCTTCTTGGTTCCCTGCCCCCAACCATTTGCATTTATCTGCTTAGTAATACTCAGGTTCCCGGAGAGGGCCCAAGCACAGACCATCCAGCAATTGTCCTAGTCAGGGACCCTTCTAGTGGAAACTTTAGGGAATTGGCCTGCTCAAGGCTAGCTGGGGTAGTAGGAAGGGGCACAGCATACCAACAAGTGTGGAGGACTGGCTAGGGCCAGGAGAGAATCCCAATGTATGGCAAGGCTGGAGTTCAGATGGGTTCCCAAGTTCTCCAGCAGGCGCAGGCGCAGTGGTTCCTTGCTGATCCTGCAGAGCTGGGACACTGGCACAGGAGGCAGCAGCAAGCTCCTGGAAATAGCAGATGAAGCTTGGGACCCTTGGTGCTTTACCTTCTCCAAGCCAGttggggaggctgggaggatgGGAAGGCAGAGTACAATTAGAAACTGTGGTCTTTTCCTAATAAGAGATGGTATGTgccaaggtttttttcttttttttttttttaatggcaaggttttaattttgtttttaaaggataatATTATGACATCATGGTTATGCACTGAGGCTCTGGAGATTTCCTGGGTTCacaatcctagctctgccatttactagctgtgtgatcttgcacAAATTACTGAGCTTTTCTGAATTCTCTCTAAAACAGGAATAACATTACTCAACTCATAGGGTTGTTCTGCGGATTATAAAGCATGCAAGACACCAGATTTTAGTGGCTACGTAAGTAAATGTGAGCTCTTGCGACTGCTGATACACATAACAGTAATGCATACACATTACGCAAGAGATTATCACACACTGAGCTTTGACCCAGTCTCCCGCTCCATTATCCTCCCTTGGGCTCTTCACTGGTGACTAAAAAGTGTATTGCTTGGTGGTTTTCAGTACATTTTCTCTCATCACTCTGCTGGAACTTTGACCTGAGGGTGATCCACAAGATGCAtgaaattctttgttttttccacCAGGTAAAGATGATGCTTAAATGGACGTTTGTTTGAGGAATGACCCAGGGTTTCTCtctttcagccatttttcttCAAAGGATTAAAGATTTGGAGAGGAGGGGCATGGTAATAAGCCCCATACTCTATTCTGAATGCATATATGGGCACGTGTGCGTGTACCCTCTCTCACTAAGAGATAAAAGGGGAATCCAGAAAATTTtgagaaatcagtaacagaaacagGTGTGGGGAGCTGGTTACCTGGGAGCTCCTTGTTCATCTGCGGTATCAGGAACTGcttcttttccctcttctcccttctaGAAGACTGTCAAGGAGCCTGAGGGAGGAAGGTGGATCAACCATGGTCTTGGAGAAAAGGAAGTAGGCTCTCCACTCCTTCTGGAGGGAGAAGGAATAGCAGAGATCAACAAGGATGAAGAGGGAGGCAGATGGAAATAGAGAAAGTGAAGGTAAATACCGTATatgctaaaagaaaaatgaaagtgatgAGAAGGggacaaggaaagagaaaagcaaagagctTAGACATAGggtgagaggagaggaaaaacaaacaaccagctGAGGTTAACCAGGAGAGACATAAGGCATAAATGTGAATGGGTAGAAGAGCCCAGCTTCCCCATTTCACTTGCTCAAGGTATGGAGCAGACTGCCATCTTCTGGTACCATTTAATTTTCAAGGTGCTCTGATTCTTGATTTGAAATGTTTTCCGTTTCTTATACCTATAATCCTTTATACTCAAGAAAGTCCCcaacattttttcctttcattttgggGGGCTCCCAAGCATCATTTTCCCCTAGAGAGGCACCTCCCCAAAGCTGTCTCATAGCACCCAGGCTGGAAGTCTGTTGGGGCAAGAGCAAAAGCAAGGGGCAGAGGATGAGCTGTGGTTTGAAAGAGGCCCTGGAATACCCTGAGGCTGCAGGCTGGTTGCTGCAGACTGGATGCTTCCTGGGCTCTGGAACACGTGTCAAAAACTGGAGAACCGTTCTCAGGCCCAACCACACGCTTGGGGTGCTGTGTGTTCTGAACTGTAAGCCCTCCAACTGTAGGCTGGAGAATGTGGCTTCTAATCCACACTCTGCCCCTCACAGATCATAAAATGACAGAGCAAGAAGGGGCCTAAGAGATCACCTAATCCAAATGCAGTTTCTCAAGGAGGAAACTctggcccagagaggtgaagtaacttgcccaaagttatccAGCTAGTCAGtgacttccttttcttctgtggcAGAAGGAATCCTGTGATTCATCTGTCTCTTGACAAATACAGTCCATAAAGTGCTTAGAGTTCATTAGAAGGCACCCAGAAAGGTAAGGCTGGCATTTTTCTGGAAGCCCCTGAGTGCACCAACCCCTTAGGCACCACATTATTTGGCTACAAGGACAAGCCTGGAGttggttttgctttcattttcatccccagggctgcctggaggCTGGAGGAAGGAGCTCTGATGCTACCTGCCATCACTCCCCAGCCAGTCAGTGAAGACTGAAGCTAGGGGCTGGCAGGGGTGACAAGGGAATCCTGTCATaatgtcaggggctggggagcaaTGGCCAAGTTCCTGGGACTTAAGCAAGGCAATTATGGCTGAGTTAAAGCTAggatgggcagggctggggaacCTGCGGTGGCTAAGGCCAGTAAGAAGAGGGAATGAGCCAGCAATCTAAATGATTTCAACTGTGGTGGGCTCCTAGTTCACACAAAATACGTCCTCAGTCCCAAGAGTTACCCTCAACCTTTTACTGCCTAGGCCGGACGGACCTACTCACTTTCTCCCAGTGCCCACTCACGGAAGAGAACGTCACTATCGtccttttgcttcttttctgatctttcagcacCCTTTCCGTCTCCCTCCTTCTATGACTTGGGTTCCTCCACTCACATCCACCCCAACCTCCCCGAATTTCGTTGATTCTACCCACACCCCAAACCCCTTTGGTTTCCCCCATCCTCCTCGCCCTCCCGGGCTTTACTCTCTAGGGCAGCTCCCCGCCAATCTCGGTTTCTCCCATTCCTCCCCACCAAATCTTCGGGCTCCCCCAACCCCCCGgtgcctttgatttttttccgCCGTCGGCCGCAGGCGTCTCAGATAAAGTGGATCCAGCCCTGGAGCTCCGGGGCTCCACCACTGCCCGGGTGCTCGGGCCCACGGAGAGCATAATCACGGCCGCCGTTGTTGTCCCAGAACTCGTGGCCGATAACGCGGTAGCGCAAAGCGAAAAGCAGGGCGCCACCAATGGGTGGCGCCGGCAGGCGGAAGGCGAATCGGTCGGCGCGCGGCGGGGACGGGGCCGGACCGGCGTAGGCGGCGGGCTCCTCGCGTTGGGTCCGCCAGCCGTCAGCGCTCCAGCGCACGCTCACGCGCTTCTCGTAGGCCAGGTCCAGCACGCGCGCGCTCCCGGCCACGCCCAGCGGGCCCGCCTCAGCGCGTTCCAGGCAGATCCGCTGCGTCCGCAAGCGGGCCGCGAAGCCAGGCTCGCTGGCCGGCTCCAGGGCAGCGCGCGCCTCCTgctgggaaaggaggaaaggggaggagggagctcaggagaggggaggggaggggagagagaggggcggGATCAGGGCGAGGCACGGGACCAATCGGAAGGCCGACCTCGGCGTCCGGGCAGTCAGAGGGGAGCCCAGCTGGGAGAGTGGCCTAGAGCCACCTGCCAATGGGGACCCCAAAAGGGATGAGCGAGAGCAAACCCAGGGTTGGGTGTGGAGATGGGTGCTCCTAGATAAATCCACTCCCATAAACCCGCTGAGGCCAAGGTGGGGAGGTCCCGGGGAAGGGGCGTACCTCTGCCGCCTACCTGGAGACCTCGGGCGCGGGTCTGGCACGGTGCGAAGTGGCGAAGGGCGTCCCTCTGCAGCTGGACCTGCACGTGGCGGGGTACCCGGGGTAGCTCTCCCGGGCGGAAGCGGCGCACCGCGGCCAGCTCCAGCCCAAGCGCGTCGGCGAAACGCACTCTCTTACGGGTGTCGGGGCTGCGGCTGTGGGGCACCCGGGTACCGCTGCCTCCGGCGGGCGCAGAGCGAGCCCTGCGCCCCCGACTCGGAGCGGGAGCTCGGGATCGGGCCCCGAGGCGCGTCCCGCCTTCGCCTGGCTCCTCCTCCGGCTCCTCCTCGAGGCTGGGCCGCTGGCTGCGGTAGTAGGCGCGCTCTGTCAGCGCGGCGATGAAGCTCAGGTTGCGGGGGATGTCGGTGCGGGGGGGCCGCTCGCGAGACATGGCACCCCCCGCCCCGGCGGAGCCCTCCCGCAGCGCCGCCGCGCTGCCTTCCTTTCCTGTCTCCCACCCGCCTGGTGTCGGCGCAGAAGCTTCAGGCGCCCTTCGCAGTTGCGTTCTCTCCTTGCTGTCACCTCCAGAATCCTCCACCTCAGCTCCCAGGGTATTTGACCATCACCTCCTGCGTCTCTCTGCTCTGAGCGTGCGCTCAGCGGCGCTCACCCTCCGGTCCCGCGGCCCTCGCCCACAGCCCTCTGACAGGTGGCTCCCCATCCATCAGGAGGTGGGCACTCCAGCCTACAGGTCCTGAGTGAGACCactctgccttttttcttttttttttagcggCCTCAGCCTTTCGGCACGGGAAGAGTTAACGCAGGGAGTAGAGAGtaacctttccttttcttttcggGGAAGTTTCAAAAGGCCCAGCCTGTAACTTTCTCTTCAGGGCTCAACGTCTTCTTTCCCAAACCCTAGGCTCCAGGTTTGGGAGGATGATGGTGGGCGAAAACATGGGAAGGTCACGAAAGCTAGTTAGAGTCTCAAACAGAAGCTGAGATGTGGCACTCAAAAGGGTGGGTGGCCCATTTGAAAGAGTTCTGAGCTGAGAGTTGTGGAAAGGCATAGTTTCTGGTCTCACCTCTGGTGCTATTTAGCtgcgtgaccttgagcaaggcacaacttctctggacctcagttttctcatctgtaaaaaagtgGATTAGAGTTCTGATCTCTAACCTGACTGTACGCTCTTTGACGGCAGAGGCTGTGTCTGATTCATGGTCAGTttcagcacatagtaggccctcaaatTATTGAATGAATCATCACATATCTCTCTTGGAGCTGGGGCCGCGGGGTTCTAGTTCCAGTGGGAGCTCCAAGAAGGGTGCAGAGCTGCTttttactctttcatttttttctatattagtggggaaaaaaatgtgaagttttgtttagtttttttctaaCTTCCCTCTTGATCTTATGTAGCACTTACAGTGTGCTAAGTACAGTTGTTTTACAAATACTAACTCATATAATACAGCCATCATAGGACTAGGAGTATTATgcctattttatggatgagaagaTTGAGGGAGAGACAGGATAGGACTCTTGCCCAGCGTCACATAAATTAATATTTGGGGAGCTGGAATTAGAAGTCAGCAGTCCCACTGTAGAGTCTACTCTTTTATCCACTTGGTTATAAGTGGATTAAAACATTTCATGGTAATAGTTAATATTCTCAGAGCATTAAAACGGGGAAACTTAGAGTGGAAATGGAATCTCTAAATTTAAAGCAACAGGAGAGTTTAACCGTAAAATCACAAGTGACTAAGTTGGAAATCAATAGTGAGACATATGCTATCTTATTATTATACAATTTATTCCTGCTTGCATTTTAATTCCAGTACTAACCATAGCAATACTGTTTAGCCaggactcatttttatttttattttttttaaaatttttatttatttatttatttatggctgtgttggggcttcgtttctgtgcgagggctttctctagttgtagcaagtgggggccactcttcatcgcggtgcgcgggcctctcactatcgcgacctctcctgttgcggagcacaggctccagacgcgcaggctcagtaattgtggctcacgggctggctcacgggcccagccgctccgcagcatgtgggatcttcccagaccagggctcgaacccgtgtcccctgcattggcaggcagattctcaaccactgcgccaccagggaagcccaggactcatttttaaagtgatatttttattttcttattttacacaTACGTATATAATGCATGGACACATTCTTTTCATGTTTTAGGGTATAAAATAATGCTACAGTAATTTGTGTTACAGTCAAGCAGTTAAAAACTGTCTTCCTTGCTCTGCTAAAATATGTTATTGACAGAATAGGTAAGGTTCCACGTCAGCCTAAATGGCTCGAGGTTTTCTGGGAAAAGCTCTGTTGCCTTGTCTACAGTTTGAGCTGCCATTCCTTGGCTCTGTAGTGTTGACCTGAGAAGATCCTTGAGGTACACAGCTTTGGACCTGGTGTAATTTGTGTTGGTCCAGCAGTCTTTGTTTCTTAGACAGCCACTGCAGTGATCTTCAAACATCTGACTGGGCCTACTCAATAACTGGCCAGAAGCGTCGAGTGATTTCTTCAGTCAACATTTACTGAGGGTCTATTAGGCTATGAGGacataaaagtgaataaaattcaGTGCCTGCTCTCACCGAGCTTATAAATAAATGGGTGGGCAGACAGAAATCTATTCGGATCCTGTGACaaaagtgtttttatttcaaGTAAACGTCTTAGAAGAAATCAGGACTGCAAATGAAGGACTAGGCTAGATTATTCTATAAAAAAGAAGgcaaacttgggacttccctggtggtccagtgctaaAGAATCCGccatccaatgcaggggacgtgggttctatccctggttggggaactaagatcccacctgccgcggggcaactaagcccgcgcgccacaactactgagctcgcgcacctcaatgaaagagcccgcgtgccgcaaactacagagcccacatgccccggaggccgcgtgccacaactagagagagaaaaaacccgcacgccacaactagagagagaaaacctgcacgccacaactagagagaagcccgtgcaccgcaatgaagagcccacaccacaaggaaagatcccgcatgcctcaactaagacccgacgcagccaaaaaaataaataaataaaattacattaaaaaaaaaaaaaaagaagaagaaggcaaTCTTGCTGGTGGCAGCTGGAATGATCAGCccaaggacaaagaagaaatgaggATGGTTGAACGGATACAGTCATAAAGGAGTGGAATATGTGGTATGTTCAGAATATTGGGGAGAACTGAGTTTGGGTTTGCAAATGGTGTGGATTCAGTTTGGCCTTGTAAATGGCATGATAACAACATTGATTACCTGAAGCAAAAAAGGACCTTGAAACAATACAGTGTTAAAGTTAAGACAAACTTTCAAATCAGAATTAGGTTGAGGCCCATCTTCTCAGtatgtggctttgggcaaattacgtaacctctccaagcctcactttcctcatgcATAGAATGAGGATAACACAACATAAGGATTGGTGTGAAGATAAAATATCAAGTGTGTAAAGAAAGCACTTAGTACCTAATAAGTCTTCAAAATGTGTTAGTCATCACCATCTTTACAGAAAAGACCTTTCTTCTCTAGTTACCATAGAGGCAGATGGGAATACCAAGGCTTGGCCTGGAGGTAGAAGCAAAGGGAACCAGCAGGGAAGGAGAATTGGGTTACCTCTTTCGGCCTTTGGTTGGAGAGCCCTCCAAATGGAGCTGAATGAAGTGCCAGCTGCAAGAGCCGGTGGGCCCCAATCCGAACGCCTGAGGGTGCCCTCGTGTGGATCAGCTGTGGTCAGATGGCTTCACACCCTGTGTAAACATACTGTCTTGTATAAATAATAGACAttcatgtatgtgcatatatatatgtaatctgaAAGGATAAACATCAACCTTGACATTGGCAACCTCCAGGAAGGGAGGTGGAATTgtgggaagggcagagggagggggattgaggacttgcattttttttctctacactt encodes the following:
- the PPP1R3E gene encoding protein phosphatase 1 regulatory subunit 3E isoform X1, with the protein product MSRERPPRTDIPRNLSFIAALTERAYYRSQRPSLEEEPEEEPGEGGTRLGARSRAPAPSRGRRARSAPAGGSGTRVPHSRSPDTRKRVRFADALGLELAAVRRFRPGELPRVPRHVQVQLQRDALRHFAPCQTRARGLQQEARAALEPASEPGFAARLRTQRICLERAEAGPLGVAGSARVLDLAYEKRVSVRWSADGWRTQREEPAAYAGPAPSPPRADRFAFRLPAPPIGGALLFALRYRVIGHEFWDNNGGRDYALRGPEHPGSGGAPELQGWIHFI
- the PPP1R3E gene encoding protein phosphatase 1 regulatory subunit 3E isoform X2; its protein translation is MSRERPPRTDIPRNLSFIAALTERAYYRSQRPSLEEEPEEEPGEGGTRLGARSRAPAPSRGRRARSAPAGGSGTRVPHSRSPDTRKRVRFADALGLELAAVRRFRPGELPRVPRHVQVQLQRDALRHFAPCQTRARGLQEARAALEPASEPGFAARLRTQRICLERAEAGPLGVAGSARVLDLAYEKRVSVRWSADGWRTQREEPAAYAGPAPSPPRADRFAFRLPAPPIGGALLFALRYRVIGHEFWDNNGGRDYALRGPEHPGSGGAPELQGWIHFI